One segment of Clostridium ljungdahlii DSM 13528 DNA contains the following:
- a CDS encoding DUF364 domain-containing protein: MWEIYNNLISRIPENIEIKRCLMGVNWFLVESEGIGMAMRPLEVYGKVSIPEHIAGMKVCEIARYVKSWNNYEAALGLAAINSVINTESNVSKIYPGDLNGQPNESSFISLKEEIIGKNVTVIGHFPRVEALRRICKLSILERKPDGGDYPDPACEYILPYQDYVFITGTTIINKTLPRLLELSKNANVILIGPSVPITEMLFSYGVDVLAGTVILEKERAWDVIQEGNPTKFFKRGARRVNISFEDYKNVQWRDEVRLSRKDI, from the coding sequence ATGTGGGAGATATATAATAACCTTATTTCAAGAATACCAGAAAATATAGAAATAAAAAGATGTTTAATGGGAGTAAATTGGTTTTTAGTGGAGTCCGAGGGAATTGGCATGGCAATGAGACCTTTAGAAGTGTATGGTAAGGTAAGTATTCCTGAGCATATAGCAGGAATGAAGGTTTGTGAAATAGCTAGGTATGTAAAGTCCTGGAATAATTACGAGGCTGCACTTGGATTGGCAGCAATAAATTCGGTAATAAATACTGAAAGTAATGTTTCTAAAATTTATCCCGGTGATTTAAATGGACAACCTAATGAATCTTCATTTATATCGTTAAAGGAAGAAATAATAGGAAAGAATGTCACAGTAATAGGGCATTTCCCGAGAGTAGAAGCACTTAGAAGAATATGTAAACTGTCAATATTAGAGAGAAAACCTGATGGGGGAGATTACCCTGATCCAGCCTGTGAGTATATTTTACCTTATCAGGATTATGTTTTTATAACAGGAACGACTATTATAAATAAAACTCTTCCAAGGCTTCTTGAATTGAGTAAAAATGCAAATGTAATATTAATTGGACCAAGTGTTCCTATAACTGAAATGTTGTTTAGTTATGGGGTTGATGTATTAGCTGGTACAGTTATTCTTGAAAAGGAAAGAGCCTGGGATGTTATACAAGAAGGCAACCCAACAAAGTTTTTTAAACGTGGTGCCAGAAGAGTTAACATAAGTTTTGAAGATTATAAAAATGTACAATGGAGAGATGAAGTTCGATTAAGTAGGAAAGATATTTAA